From Anopheles coluzzii chromosome 3, AcolN3, whole genome shotgun sequence, the proteins below share one genomic window:
- the LOC125907305 gene encoding uncharacterized protein LOC125907305, whose amino-acid sequence MCVTSAGGRGGGGGGGGAGGGGGGSVAGGAGRSGSAGASGSGAGGASATAGGAAAVEGGARSKGRKGSTAGSGKGGGGGGGGGKGAGGAGGATADGSVGVGDADRSSGGASVNGGGYKPNGNDYDDGLII is encoded by the exons ATGTGTGTTA CGTCCGCCGGGGGCCgtgggggaggaggaggaggaggaggagctggtggtggtggcggcggaaGTGTTGCTGGGGGTGCTGGTAGAAGTGGTAGTGCGGGTGCTAGTGGAAGTGGTGCCGGGggagcatcagcaacagcggGCGGTGCAGCAGCTGTAGAAGGTGGGGCCAGAAGCAAGGGAAGAAAAGGGAGTACCGCAGGTAGTGGTAaaggaggaggtggtggtggtggtggtggtaaaggTGCTGgaggtgctggtggtgctacTGCTGACGGAAGTGTTGGCGTCGGTGACGCAGATCGCAGCAGTGGTGGCG CAAGCGTCAACGGCGGCGGGTATAAACCCAACGgcaacgactacgacgacggGCTCATCATATGA
- the LOC120955676 gene encoding UPF0047 protein YjbQ, which produces MASSNHRGIQIGSAWFQRKINLRPQHRGVHLVTEEILRQMPELGQFSVGLCHVQILHTSASLALNESWDPDVRDDMEMMLNKIVPEGLPYRHSCEGPDDMPAHVKACFLGSSLTIPITDGKLSLGTWQGVWLCEHRDHAGSRKLVITLSGCPRDSARSPLSPVSPIASTSS; this is translated from the exons ATGGCTTCATCAAATCACCGCGGTATACAGATTGGATCCGCCTGGTTTCAACGCAAAATCAACCTACGGCCGCAGCATCGTGGCGTCCACCTGGTGACGGAGGAGATTCTACGGCAGATGCCCGAGCTTGGTCAATTTTCTGTCGGATTATGTCACGTTCAAA TTTTGCACACATCCGCCAGCTTAGCGTTAAACGAAAGCTGGGATCCAGACGTAAG gGATGATATGGAAATGATGTTAAACAAAATAGTGCCCGAAGGTCTACCATACAGGCATTCTTGCGAAGGTCCAGATGATATG ccCGCTCACGTAAAAGCCTGCTTTCTTGGAAGTTCACTGACAATCCCAATCACCGATGGCAAATTGTCACTCGGTACATGGCAGGGTGTTTGGCTGTGCGAACATCGTGACCACGCGGGCTCCCGGAAGCTGGTGATAACGCTCTCCGGTTGTCCCCGGGATTCAGCGCGAAGTCCCCTGTCGCCAGTGTCACCGATCGCCTCCACCTCCAGTTAG